Sequence from the Brevundimonas sp. SGAir0440 genome:
GGGTCGCGCACGACTTCAACAACCTGCTGACCGTCGTGATCGGGGCGTTGGACATCATCCTGCGTAGCGAGGATGCGGCCAAGCGCAAGAAGCTGGGCGAGGCGGCGCTGGCGGCGGCGCGTCGGGGCGAGAGCCTGACGCACCAGTTGCTGGCCTTCTCGCGTCGTCAGGCGCTGCGGCCCGAGCCGATCGATCTCAACGCCCTGATCCGCGAGAGCGAACCGCTGCTGCGTCGGGCCGTCGGCGAGGCCGTGGACTTCAAGGTCAAGCTGAAACGCGGCGGCGCGCCCGCCAATGTCGATCCGGCCCAGTTCGAAGCCGCCCTGCTGAACCTGATCGTCAATGCGCGCGACGCGCTGGGTGATGTGACCGGGGCCAAAGGTCGCCAGGCCCGCATAACCGTGCAGACGCGGGCCTGCACCGTCGAGGCCGGACAGATCGCCGAACTGTCGGCCGGCGACTACGTCTGCGTCAGCGTCGCCGACAACGGCGAAGGCATGTCGCCGGACATCCGCGACCGGGTGTTCGAACCCTTCTTCACCACCAAGGGCGTCGGCAAGGGGACGGGCCTGGGGTTGAGCCAAGTCTATGGGTTCGCGCGCCAGTCGGGCGGCGGCGTCCAGATCATCTCCGAGCCGGGCCGCGGGGCCGAGATCTGCATCTTCCTGCCGCCGCTGTCGGCGGAAGACGCCGCAGTGACGTCGAGCCTGGTCGCCGCCGATGGCGCCGCCTTGGTCGAGGGCGGGCGGATGTTGCTGGTGGAGGACGACGCCGGCGTCGCCGCCATCGCGCTCGAAATCCTGGAAGGCTTCGGATTGGAGGTCGATTGGGCCGAGACGGGCGACGATGCGCTGAAGTTCCTTCAGGCCCACGACTTCGATCTTATGCTGACCGATGTGGTGATGCCCGGCGGCATGAGCGGTATCGATTTGGCGCGCGAGGCGGCGGCGCGCTGGCCGGACCTGCGGATCGCCCTGACCTCGGGCTACGTCGGCGAAGACGTGGATGCGGTGCTGGCCGACACGGTCTGGCCGCTGCTGCGCAAACCCTATTCGTCGGACCAGTTGCGCGCCCTGCTGGAACGCCTAAGCGCTGCTCCGGCGCTCTGACGGCCAAAGAAAAACGCGCCGCAGCGATGCGACGCGTCGATCTGTCTGGAGCTGCAGCTGGGTTAGCGGCGGGCCTTGCGGGCGGCGTAACGGGCGTCGCGCTTGGCCTTCTGCTCTTCCTTGGTCAACTGCTTGCGCGCCTTGCGGTCGGCGCGCTTCTCGGCGTCGATCTCTTCCTGGGCGGCCAGTTCGGCGGCCAGACGCGCGGCTTCTTTTTCGGCCTTCTCGCGACGCAGCTCGGCCTTGGCCAGTTCGTGCTGCTGCCGCAGGGCTTCCTTCTCGGCGGCGCGCTTTTCGGCCAGGCGGTCGAACTCGGGATCGGGCGCGGCGGCCTTGGGCTTGAATTTGGCGAGCAGGGCCTTTTTGGCCTCTTGCTGGGCGGTAATGCGGTCGGAGAATCCGGTCTTCAGATCTTTCATGCGAAAGCGTCAGGGTTCCTTGTGAGCGACCAGGGCGGTCGTCGGGGGTCAGGCTGCGCCACGCACGGCCCGAAGCGGGGCGCACAAAGCCGATACGCGCGCGAAAATCAAGGTTCGCAGCCCGCAAATCGGCCTGATGCGTCATTTGAAGCGTCGCGGCGGCGTGGCCGCAACACTCTACTTAAATATGCGACGCGGCCCGCATCGCAAGTGCGGCGATAAGAGCTTGCGTCGATCAAGGCGGTCTTAGTTCGGCTTTTGCGCCTGGCCGACAGCCGTTCCGGCCGCGCCGCCCACGGCGGCGCCGACGGGTCCGCCGACGACCGCACCGGCGATGGCGCCGCTGGCGGCCTTCTGTTCGATGGTCGCGCCGCAGGCGGACAGGGCGAGCGCCGTCGCAGCGGCTGCGGTCAGGGTGATGATTTTCGTCATGGGCTTCTCTCCAAAGGCCACGCTTGAACGCGAATGCCGCACAGCGGTTCCTGGCTTGAGCTCTAGTTGCACCGACGGCTCACGCCATAATTTTAAACAGATTTGATCAACGCATTTAGTTTGTCGCGCTGCAACATATCTATAAATAACAAGTCCAACTGTAGTTGGATGCAGTATTCAGACGATCGATTTGCCGCCTCTCGCCGTTTTGCAGCCACACAGGCCGTCGAGACTAAAAAATGCCTATCGAATCCGACGCGTTAACCATCGGATTGCGAATCGAACACATTGAGGCCATAAAGGGCTGGCTAAAGGCCCGTCCTCGACGCCCGGGCCAGTGAGCCGAGCGCCGGAATTTGCAGGCTGGACCGCGACCGCAATGGGTCGCCTCGCCGGCAAGACTACCCCGGGGGCCGCGTTTCTCGCCCTGCTGAACAGGACTACCTCGTTGTCGCATTCCTCGCAGACGCGCGCCATTTTGCGCGCCGATCGTGTGGCCAAGATCAAGCCCATGACGGCTGCTGCAGCCTTTGGCGGTCTGTTGGGACTGGCGATCGGATGCGCCTATCTGGGCGGCACGACGGCGCGCGCGACGACGCTGCGCGCCCAGGCCGAACGGATTCAGGGCGCCACCGCCGCCGGTTTCACGGAAGAAGCCCTTGCCGCCGCCGCCGGCGGCCTCGACGCCAGCGCCCTGACCATTGCGCGTCGACACGATCCCTACACCAGCGCGGGCTCGGCCCAGCGCGATCGCCAGGCCGAACTGCTGGCCGCCCGTCTCGAACAGCTCCGCGCGCCGGGCGATCCGCATCTTCGCCGCGCCAGCCTGACCGCACCGACCGCCGCGCCCGCCTTCCGCGTGGCCAACGCCCTAGATGCCAGCCGCGATCTCGATTGCCTGACCCAGGCCGTCTACTATGAGGCCCGTGGCGAGGGCGCCGACGGCATGAAGGCCGTGGCCCAGGTCGTTCTGAACCGCGTTCGCCACCCCGCCTTCCCCAAGACCGTCTGCGGCGTCGTCTTCCAGGGTGCGGCGCGCAGCACCGGTTGCCAGTTCTCCTTCACCTGCTCGGGCGCGATGCGCGGCCGCGTCAACCCGGCCGCCTGGAACCGCGCCAGGACCGTGGCCTCAAACGCAATGTCGGGGTCGGTCTTCTCGCGCGTCGGCAATGCGACCCATTTCCACACAACCGCCGTGACTCCGGGCTGGCGTTCTTCGCTGGTGCAGGTCAGCCAGGTCGGCAGCCACCTGTTCTATCGCTTCGGCGGCCGTTCGAGCACCGGCGGGACCTTCACCTACGCCGCCCGTCGCGCGGCGCCGGCGGATCAGCCGCGCCTGATCCAGGCCGGCCTCAACCCGGTCGAAACCGCGCGTCAGGCCGGACAGGCGGTCGCCTATTCGATGGTATTGGCGCAGGAAGGTCGCGCCCTGCCCGCGCCGGCGGCCCAGTCGACGACGTCTTCGCCTGCCGCCACGCGCGCCGCCGCGGCCCAGCCGGCTTCGCGCCCTGCGCGAGCGAACGAGACCTCGGCCAAAACCGATGTGGCCGAGACGGCCTCCAGCCCCGCTTGATCGGCGGAGGTCTGGAAGCGATCAGAGCGCATCCAGGCCGATATCAAGAACGGGCGCCGAATGGGTCAGGGCGCCGACCGAGATGACGTCTACGCCCGTCTCGGCGATGCCGCGCACCGTCGTCAGATCGACCCCGCCCGAGGCCTCCAGCACGATCCGCCCTGCGACGCGCGCCACGGCGGCGCGCAGGTCGTCGAGGCTGAAGTTGTCCAGCATGATGACATCGGGCGCCGCGCCCTCCTCGATCAGGGCCAATACGGCGTCCAGCTGATCCAGCCCATCGACCTCGACCTCGACCTTCATCAGATGCGGGGCGAAAGCCTTGGCCCGCCGCACAGCCTCGACGACGCCGCCGCAGACGGCGACGTGGTTGTCCTTGATCAGGATGGCGTCATCCAGACCGAAGCGGTGGTTGATCCCGCCACCGCAGGCCACGGCGTGCTTCTCCAGCGCGCGCAGCCCCGGCGTGGTCTTGCGCGTATCCGCGATCCGCGCCTTGGTCCCGGCGACGGCCTCGACATAGGTGCGAGTCAAGGTCGCAACGCCGCTGAGCCGTCCGACCAGATTGAGCGCCGTCCGCTCGGCCGAGAGGAAGGCGCGCGCGTCGGCCTCGACAACCGCCAGCACGGCGCCCGTCTCAAAGGCAGCGCCATCGCTTAGCCGCAGATCGACCGAGGCCTTGGGGTCCATGGCCAGCACGGCCAGGCGCACGCAGTCGATACCCGCCAGCACGCCAGGCTTCCTGGCCGCAAAAGCCGCCTTCATCCGCGCATCCTCTGGGATGCAGGCCATGGCGGTCACATCGCCGGCCCGACCCAGATCCTCGGCCAGCGCCAGACGCACGACGGGCTCGACCAGCACTTCAGGAAGTCGTCTCATTCCGCCGCCTCCAGCGCCGCCTGGTGAGGGATCCGCACCCGCGTATGCACCGCCGCCCCATCCGTCTGCGGATAGTCCGAGCGATAGTGCCCGCCCCGGCTCTCACGCCGGTCCAGAGCCGCCCGGGCGATGAGCCTCGCCGCCAACAGAACGGCCGCAGGCCCGTAGTTGCTTTCCAGCCGGTCAATCAGGGAGATCAAGCCCGACAGCCCTTCCGCATCACGCACCACGCCCGCATGCGCCGTCATGGCGGTCCGCAGTTCGGCCATCGCCGCATCCGGCAGGTCAGGCGAGATATCAGCCGCCAAGGGGCGGCCGCCGCCGACTTCCTGGGCCGCCGACCGGCCCGCGCGCCGACCGAAGGCCGCCGCTTCCAGCAGGGAGTTGGACGCAAGCCGGTTGGCGCCGTGCACGCCGGTCGCCGCGCACTCTCCGACCGCATAAAGGCCCGCGACCGTCGTGCGGCCGTCGGCATCGGCGGCGATCCCGCCCATGTGATAGTGGCAGGCCGCCATCACCGGGATCGGGCTGATGCGCGGGTCCAGCCCGGCGCGCATACAGGCGGCGAAGACGGCGGGAAACGCGTGCGGAAACTCGTCCCCGATCGCTGTGCGTGCATCCAGAAAGGCCCCGCGACCGTCCACGCGAGCCGCATGAACCGCGCGCGCCACCACGTCGCGCGGTTTCAGATCGGCGTCGTCCGCCTGGCCCAATAGAAAGCGTCCCTGACCATCGATCAGTCGCGCGCCCTCCCCCCGCAAAGCCTCTGTCGCCAGCGGCGCGGGGTCCAGTCCCACGTCGATGGCGGTGGGGTGGAACTGCACGAACTCCGGATCAAGGATTTCCGCGCCGGCGCGCGCGGCCAGGGCCATACCCTCGCCCTTCAACGCGGCCGGGGTCGTGGTCGCCGCGAACAGACCGCCCGCCCCGCCAGTGGCCAGCA
This genomic interval carries:
- a CDS encoding cell wall hydrolase, whose translation is MTAAAAFGGLLGLAIGCAYLGGTTARATTLRAQAERIQGATAAGFTEEALAAAAGGLDASALTIARRHDPYTSAGSAQRDRQAELLAARLEQLRAPGDPHLRRASLTAPTAAPAFRVANALDASRDLDCLTQAVYYEARGEGADGMKAVAQVVLNRVRHPAFPKTVCGVVFQGAARSTGCQFSFTCSGAMRGRVNPAAWNRARTVASNAMSGSVFSRVGNATHFHTTAVTPGWRSSLVQVSQVGSHLFYRFGGRSSTGGTFTYAARRAAPADQPRLIQAGLNPVETARQAGQAVAYSMVLAQEGRALPAPAAQSTTSSPAATRAAAAQPASRPARANETSAKTDVAETASSPA
- a CDS encoding L-aspartate oxidase — protein: MNRTRHDGPVIVGAGLAGLSAALEAAKAGAKVLVVTPEPLLNACSSAWAQGGMAAALTAQDSAALHARDTEAAGAGLVEPVAARALTDAGRETVEWLAALGAPFDRDADGGFVVSLEAAHSVARVARVGGDGAGRAILSAVVAAVRAETLIEIWEDARLKALSQDADGRVVGAVVVRGDRLVEITAKAVVLATGGAGGLFAATTTPAALKGEGMALAARAGAEILDPEFVQFHPTAIDVGLDPAPLATEALRGEGARLIDGQGRFLLGQADDADLKPRDVVARAVHAARVDGRGAFLDARTAIGDEFPHAFPAVFAACMRAGLDPRISPIPVMAACHYHMGGIAADADGRTTVAGLYAVGECAATGVHGANRLASNSLLEAAAFGRRAGRSAAQEVGGGRPLAADISPDLPDAAMAELRTAMTAHAGVVRDAEGLSGLISLIDRLESNYGPAAVLLAARLIARAALDRRESRGGHYRSDYPQTDGAAVHTRVRIPHQAALEAAE
- the nadC gene encoding carboxylating nicotinate-nucleotide diphosphorylase, encoding MRRLPEVLVEPVVRLALAEDLGRAGDVTAMACIPEDARMKAAFAARKPGVLAGIDCVRLAVLAMDPKASVDLRLSDGAAFETGAVLAVVEADARAFLSAERTALNLVGRLSGVATLTRTYVEAVAGTKARIADTRKTTPGLRALEKHAVACGGGINHRFGLDDAILIKDNHVAVCGGVVEAVRRAKAFAPHLMKVEVEVDGLDQLDAVLALIEEGAAPDVIMLDNFSLDDLRAAVARVAGRIVLEASGGVDLTTVRGIAETGVDVISVGALTHSAPVLDIGLDAL
- a CDS encoding DUF6481 family protein, whose translation is MKDLKTGFSDRITAQQEAKKALLAKFKPKAAAPDPEFDRLAEKRAAEKEALRQQHELAKAELRREKAEKEAARLAAELAAQEEIDAEKRADRKARKQLTKEEQKAKRDARYAARKARR